One Cystobacter ferrugineus genomic window, ATCTGCCCGAAGGCGGAACGATGGCCGCCCTGCGTGCCGTGCACGATCGGTTCGCCGCCGCGCCAGTCGTCGTTTCCGTCACGGACAAGGCCTCGGGGAAGCCGGTCGCGGTGACGCTCGGCGTGGGTGATTTCGAGAACGCCCTGGTCGAGCGTGCGGCTGAGGCCAGCGAATGGCCGGCCTTCGTTCTCAGCCTCTATCACCGGCACTACGACGACTGGGCGCGCGACACGATCGAGGAGCGCAAGGCGGGCAAGAGCGCGGTCATCGGCCCGCTGGTGGATACGAGCCTCGGCGTCACGCCCGCTCGCGCGCATCGGCTGCGCACCGACCCGGCGGTCGGGGTGTTGGGCGAATGGAATTTCGCGCCGTATATGGCGGCGGCCGAGGCCTGGCCGACGGCCGACATGGGGGACGCGTTTCGCGGCGTCGTGCCGACGGACACTCCAGTGGTGTTCGTGCACGGCGACTGGGACACGTCGACGCCGATCGAGAACACGCTGGAGGTGCTGCCTTATTACTCACATGGGCATGCGATCGTCGTGCACCGGGGAGGACACGACGGGACGTTCTATTTGTTGCGCGAGGATGCGAAGGCCAAGGCCGCTGTCTATGAGTTCATGCGGACAGGCAGCATGGAAGGGCTGCCGTCGAGTGTGACGTTGCCGCTGCCGACGTTCGCGAAGCCGGCGTTCGCCGCGAACGACCTGTAGAAACACACGGAGTCAGGGAAGGGGACTATCCTGTGGGAGCGGTACGACCAACGGGGGGTTCTCATGTTGCCGTCAACGACTCGCGGGCTCGTTCCCGGGAGAGGACGTGTCACGAAGGTGGGCCGTCGTGAGGCGCTGCTGGCCCTGGCCGCCGTCGTTCTCCTGGCTGGGTGTGCCACGGGCGCTCCGCGCGGAAGCCTGACCACCGGCTTTGGCCTCCACTCGCGGGCCTCTTCATTCCACGACAACTCCGCACCTCAGCGGCCCGAGGCCCCACTCATGCTCGGGGAGGCGGCAGGAGGCTCCGGCGGATTCTTCGAGGGCACGGCGGACTCCTTCCAGGTGGTGCAGGAGGCCAGTGGCCTCGGAGAAGAGGCGCGGCACCCGGCGGGCGCGGCGCTCTACCTGGGGCAGGCGCGTCAACTGCTGGAGCAATTGACCAGGACGCCCGTGACGCACAGGAACTTCGCTGCGCGCCGGGTGTTGAGCTGGTTGCTGCGCGAGGTGCTCGCGGGCGGCGAGCGCGTGGAGTACGCCGACTTGAAGTGGCGTGCCGAGCGCTTCGGGTGGTTGGTGATGGTGCGTCCGGATGGCTCCCTGGTGACCGCGCTCACCGGCACGCCCCTGCAGCGCCTGGGACAGCTCCAACTGGTGGAGGGCCAGTGGCGGGTGGGGCGGCTCGCGGTGGGCGACTTCTACTTCTCGAGCGGTGGCGTCTTCTACCCGGTGAACGAGGCCTTGTGGCGCGTGGACGTTCCGCCGCTGGCTGAGCTGGGCCTGGGCAGGGACCCGCTCAACGCCGCGCTCGATGGGGCCCAGATCGCCCTCGGGGAGATGGTGGTGGCGATGGCCCAGTGCCTGCTCCACCCCATCCGCACCGTGGAGGACCTGGCCCAGCTGCCCACCACGGTGGCGAGCCTCATCGCCTCCTCGCCGGAGTACTTCGGGCGCTACGGGGCCATGTCCCGGGAGGACCAGATTCGCGAGGCGGCGCGCCTGTCCACGCACGTGCTCATGCTGCTCGGGGGAGGGGAGGCCACCCTGGGGCGCATGGGCGGGCTGGGGGCGGAGCTGTCACTCACGGCCAGGGGAGAACTGGTGCTGAGCGGAGTCGCCCTGGAGGGAGGCGCCGCGACGGCCACGGCGGGCATGTCCCTGGGCGACCTCTCCCTCCTGCACATGGCGGGGAAAGGGCGGGGGAGCACCGGAGGCGCGAGCGGCAAGAAGGGGAAGTCCGCCCAGACGACCGTCACGAAGGGGCCCGGCAAGTGGACGTACAAGAAGCCCACCACCGAGTCCCAGCGGGCCCGTGAGTACCAGGAGCAGATAACGGGACGGCCCGCGTGGTGGGTCTACATGATTGGAGAAGTGGAGTTCGATGGCATCAGGGGCAAGGAGCTGCTGGAAGCCAAGGGTCCCGGTTACTGCTCCTTCTTCAATCCGGATGGCACTCCCAAGTACTGGTACAGGAACTCAGGGAAGTACAACCAGATGATGGATCAAGCAGAGAAACAGTGGAAGATGGCTCGACGGTTGGGATTGCCGCTGACGTGGCATGTCGCTGATGCCAAAGTCGCTGGATTCCTTCGGAAGGAATTCATGCGAAGAGGA contains:
- a CDS encoding Tox-REase-5 domain-containing protein; translation: MGRREALLALAAVVLLAGCATGAPRGSLTTGFGLHSRASSFHDNSAPQRPEAPLMLGEAAGGSGGFFEGTADSFQVVQEASGLGEEARHPAGAALYLGQARQLLEQLTRTPVTHRNFAARRVLSWLLREVLAGGERVEYADLKWRAERFGWLVMVRPDGSLVTALTGTPLQRLGQLQLVEGQWRVGRLAVGDFYFSSGGVFYPVNEALWRVDVPPLAELGLGRDPLNAALDGAQIALGEMVVAMAQCLLHPIRTVEDLAQLPTTVASLIASSPEYFGRYGAMSREDQIREAARLSTHVLMLLGGGEATLGRMGGLGAELSLTARGELVLSGVALEGGAATATAGMSLGDLSLLHMAGKGRGSTGGASGKKGKSAQTTVTKGPGKWTYKKPTTESQRAREYQEQITGRPAWWVYMIGEVEFDGIRGKELLEAKGPGYCSFFNPDGTPKYWYRNSGKYNQMMDQAEKQWKMARRLGLPLTWHVADAKVAGFLRKEFMRRGWNNTAIHHTSPTR